One segment of Thermosynechococcus sp. HN-54 DNA contains the following:
- the accD gene encoding acetyl-CoA carboxylase, carboxyltransferase subunit beta: MSLFDWFANRRKETSLTPMQPEREIADGLWTKCEACGVMIYSKDLHSHQLVCPECGHHHRVSSSERIQQLIDPQTWRPLDENLVSCDPLQFKDRKPYSDRLREYQEKTGLKDAVQTGLGQLEGLPIALGVMDFAFMGGSMGSVVGEKITRLIERATWEQIPLVIVCASGGARMQEGMLSLVQMAKTAAALERHRSAGLLYIPVLTHPTAGGVTASFAMLGDIIIAEPKATIAFAGRRVIEQTLREKLPEDFQTAEFVQKCGFVDVIVPRTQLKSTLAQLIRLHQPVARHVSSTLLPKSFPVMAMAEE, translated from the coding sequence ATGTCTTTATTTGATTGGTTTGCAAATCGCCGCAAAGAAACCTCCCTGACGCCCATGCAGCCAGAGCGCGAAATCGCCGATGGTCTCTGGACAAAGTGCGAAGCCTGTGGCGTCATGATCTACAGCAAGGATCTGCACAGTCATCAACTGGTGTGCCCAGAGTGTGGCCATCACCACCGTGTCAGCAGCAGTGAGCGCATCCAACAGCTGATTGACCCACAGACGTGGCGTCCCCTCGATGAAAATCTGGTTAGTTGTGACCCCTTGCAATTCAAAGATCGCAAGCCCTATAGCGATCGCCTGCGGGAGTATCAAGAAAAAACCGGTCTTAAAGACGCCGTGCAAACTGGCTTAGGTCAGCTGGAGGGCTTGCCAATTGCCTTGGGGGTGATGGACTTTGCCTTCATGGGCGGCAGCATGGGCAGCGTCGTCGGTGAGAAAATCACCCGCCTCATTGAACGTGCCACGTGGGAGCAGATTCCCCTTGTCATTGTCTGTGCCTCCGGTGGTGCTCGCATGCAGGAAGGGATGCTCAGCTTGGTGCAAATGGCGAAAACTGCCGCCGCCCTTGAGCGTCATCGCAGTGCTGGCCTGCTCTATATTCCCGTTTTGACCCATCCCACTGCTGGGGGCGTGACAGCTAGCTTTGCCATGTTGGGAGATATTATTATTGCCGAGCCAAAAGCAACAATTGCCTTTGCAGGGCGGCGGGTTATTGAACAAACGCTGCGGGAAAAACTGCCTGAGGACTTCCAAACCGCGGAATTTGTCCAGAAATGCGGCTTTGTCGATGTGATTGTGCCGCGGACTCAACTGAAGTCAACCTTGGCACAGTTAATTCGCTTGCACCAACCTGTGGCGCGTCATGTTTCTTCGACCTTGCTGCCTAAATCATTTCCTGTGATGGCAATGGCTGAGGAATAG